Proteins from a single region of Antechinus flavipes isolate AdamAnt ecotype Samford, QLD, Australia chromosome 2, AdamAnt_v2, whole genome shotgun sequence:
- the ASXL1 gene encoding polycomb group protein ASXL1 isoform X1 gives MNGPFLGVTDESGEKREGGGKYLGLLIPVPLPKFSGVLENYSDAPMTPKQILQVIEAEGLKEMSGTSPLACLNAMLHSNSRGGEGLFYKLPGRISLFTLKKDALQWSRNPSVPEGEELEDTADVESCGSNEASTVSGDNDVSLDETSSNASCSTESQGRTISTPRETYRAASQTSKPKKKTGVMLPRVVLTPLKVNGAHMESASGFSGRHADGESSSTSSSSCSSLALCSTAIRNRVEITRDPPQILRGIRKPATGQMKRNRGEEIDFETPGSILVNTNLRALINSRTFNALPSHFQQQLLFLLPEVDRQVGTDGLMRLSSSALNNEFFTHAAQSWRERLADGEFTHEMQVRIRQEMEKEKKIEQWKEKFFEDYYGQKLGLTREEALQQNSSQEEAELKGGMCVPGEAVRPQRSPATRQRDGHFKKRSRPDLRCRARRSLYKKHEPEQTETTKETTPVVADSSHYKEEKAETDLTEGSGSCLPGVSSVELKPDVPETPIVTMTARIQNSSEVLALASTSLSRIPSLPQENTDQEAKDQKRKSFEQAAASSFPEKKPRLEDRQSFRNTIESVHPEKPQPTKEEPKVPPIRIQLSRIKPPWVVKGQPAYQICPRIVPNTEHSSRGRTGARTLADIKARALQARAQREAATASIGGGGGPGGGGGGNTDEGGGGGETSDRPEHRGAKRTHGRCAPNIQRTQLLPPGHVIDGEQAVLETPEGDWLLSGKDDLSSLPMGEEGCMFQRVAGILTSESEEALPPLTIVSHDQPNDAVVQPSSDTLVHDRLNEKPDLPTDVRTEHESCTTSQKGKSEEQGQTVLSENDSIQSQIGEAVLEKADQAQSLDSNSTVKDSIHSLVPSVIPDLLLDERQQDGLLNEVGLNDPNPPTEESSAGQENSKDEEALVADSVTSWLSDSSNVQTVQQQELDCRESTSTIELHNGSDPKNKVTSQTLDLLSCHPATRDSINPSDNLPQLWELSTQRDMDNVCKQIEEVQTIKINGDCEALSTHSESTDTASDLEAELTEDSAEIDPDPGLQPSAGQAVVGQESSFVSVAEKQDWNQSDSSLKINGEPCKADLLSVTAVDKRLELQSWVSHVSVPLKPTESLPQVSSEKQPGSPCLAHTMSSAEANNPLVMQLLQGNLTLEKVLPAAHDTTKLEATQSLSENMEQSSNGSFGESAHDPETDGNVARRNSSSSSPPRALRDLLPQECHNPGAVFPKPKGMQAVPNTPPKISKVVPDAGSPQPSTNLVGSSGKVEEMESKEKYSSCSFEEQKDLTVSPSLPQHNNVDSALGRSPGKQTTPRIPRFLSPNVISIGPNQISGAPVDKTYVGGQGKKLFGSGFLGNTAVALNHSRSVEPLPPNIPNVEPAFPSKKPGLSKSTVSGGGGGEEGGGGGGEGGGGGVQTSRAEWSSKQPPSSFNSIKNENVLACGDDPPKSNAENRKAIGHKPFELMEHFQGMPLVMDLPFFKLPREPGKGLNQPLEPSSIPSQLNIKQAFYGKLSKLQLNSTSFNYSSSTPAFPRSLAGSVMQLSHKANFAANHSASLSVQMFTDSSNMEEISLKCSCSLKAMIMCKGCGAFCHDDCIGPSKLCVLCLVVR, from the exons AAGGATGCCCTGCAGTGGTCTAGAAATCCATCTGTGCCTGAGGGAGAAGAGCTGGAGGATACAGCAGATGTAGAAAGCTGTGGATCCAATGAAGCCAGCACTGTGAGTGGTGATAATGATG tatcTCTTGATGAAACCTCTTCCAATGCCTCCTGTTCTACAGAGTCTCAAGGTAGAACTATCTCTACTCCCAGGGAGACATACAGAGCTGCTTCACAG ACAAGCAAACCGAAGAAAAAGACTGGGGTGATGCTACCTCGAGTTGTCCTGACCCCTCTGAAAGTAAATGGTGCACACATGGAATCTGCATCAG GATTTTCTGGACGACATGCTGATGGAGAGAGCAGCAGCACATCTAGCAGCAGTTGTAGCTCCCTGGCTCTGTGTAGCACTGCCATTCGAAATCGGGTGGAAATTACCCGTGATCCTCCCCAGATCTTACGAGGTATCCGGAAACCAGCAACAG GACAAATGAAACGCAACAGAGGAGAGGAGATAGATTTTGAGACACCTGGTTCTATCCTTGTCAACACAAATCTTCGTGCCCTGATAAATTCTCGAACCTTCAATGCCCTTCCTTCACATTTCCAGCAAcaactcctcttcctcctgcctgAGGTGGACAGACAG GTTGGGACAGATGGCCTAATGCGACTCAGCAGCAGTGCTCTGAATAATGAGTTTTTCACCCATGCGGCTCAGAGTTGGCGGGAACGCTTGGCTGATG GTGAATTCACTCATGAGATGCAAGTCAGAATACGacaggaaatggagaaagaaaagaagatagaacaatggaaagaaaaattctttgaagATTACTATGGACAAAA GTTGGGTTTGACCAGAGAAGAAGCCCTGCAGCAGAATTCTAGCCAGGAGGAAGCTGAACTCAAGGGTGGCATGTGCGTTCCAGGGGAAGCAGTGCGACCGCAACGTAGTCCCGCTACACGTCAGCGGGATGGCCACTTCAAGAAACGTTCTAGGCCAGACCTTCGCTGCAGAGCCAGAAGAAGTCTGTATAAGAAACACGAACCTGAACAAACAGAAACCACTAAAGAGACAACACCTGTGGTAGCAGATTCCTCccattataaagaagaaaaggctGAAACAGATTTGACAGAAGGAAGCGGTTCATGTCTGCCTGGTGTGTCCTCCGTGGAATTAAAACCAGATGTCCCAGAAACACCAATTGTGACCATGACTGCCAGGATCCAAAATAGTTCAGAGGTCCTGGCCTTAGCCTCCACTTCTCTCAGCAGAATTCCTAGCTTGCCCCAGGAGAATACTGACCAGGAGGCAAAGGACCAGAAACGGAAGTCCTTCGAGCAGGCAGCTGCTTCCTCCTTTCCCGAAAAGAAGCCCCGGCTTGAAGATCGTCAGTCCTTTCGTAACACAATTGAAAGTGTTCACCCCGAAAAGCCGCAGCCTACTAAAGAGGAGCCCAAAGTCCCGCCCATCCGG attCAACTTTCACGTATCAAACCGCCCTGGGTGGTTAAAGGTCAGCCCGCTTACCAGATATGCCCCCGGATTGTCCCCAACACAGAACACTCCAGCCGGGGCAGAACTGGTGCCAGAACTCTCGCAGACATTAAGGCCCGCGCTCTGCAAGCCCGAGCCCAGAGAGAAGCTGCCACAGCCTCCATCGGAGGTGGGGGTGGGCCagggggaggtggtggagggaacACCGATGAAGGAGGCGGTGGAGGTGAGACTAGTGACCGTCCCGAGCACAGGGGAGCCAAGAGGACTCACGGAAGGTGTGCGCCAAATATACAACGAACACAACTATTGCCGCCTGGTCATGTCATAGATGGGGAACAAGCTGTGTTAGAGACTCCTGAAGGTGACTGGCTGCTGTCTGGGAAAGACGACTTGTCCTCTCTTCCCATGGGAGAAGAAGGCTGCATGTTTCAGAGAGTTGCTGGCATTCTCACAAGTGAGTCAGAAGAGGCTCTGCCACCTCTCACTATTGTTTCTCATGACCAGCCAAATGATGCTGTGGTGCAGCCATCTTCTGACACCCTAGTTCATGACAGGTTGAATGAGAAGCCTGATTTGCCTACTGATGTAAGGACTGAACATGAGTCTTGTACCACTTCTCAGAAAGGGAAGAGTGAAGAACAGGGACAGACAGTTCTCTCAGAGAATGATTCTATTCAGTCTCAGATAGGAGAAGCTGTCTTAGAAAAGGCTGACCAGGCCCAAAGTTTGGACTCTAATTCCACTGTGAAGGACTCTATACATTCATTGGTACCCAGTGTAATCCCTGATTTGTTATTGGATGAAAGGCAGCAAGATGGATTGTTGAATGAGGTAGGACTTAATGACCCAAATCCACCCACAGAGGAAAGCAGCGCTGGCCAAGAGAACTCGAAAGATGAAGAAGCTCTTGTTGCTGACAGTGTAACTTCTTGGTTATCTGACTCATCCAATGTCCAGACAGTACAACAGCAAGAGCTGGACTGTAGGGAAAGCACCTCAACTATTGAACTGCACAATGGAAGTGACCCAAAGAACAAGGTTACTTCTCAAACATTGGATTTACTCAGTTGCCACCCTGCTACCCGAGATAGCATTAATCCTTCTGATAATCTTCCTCAACTTTGGGAACTCTCCACACAAAGAGATATGGATAATGTCTGTAAACAGATTGAAGAAGTTCAGACAATTAAAATTAATGGAGATTGTGAAGCACTGAGTACTCACAGTGAGTCAACAGACACAGCCTCTGACTTGGAAGCTGAGCTGACTGAAGACAGTGCAGAGATAGATCCAGATCCGGGCCTCCAACCCAGTGCTGGGCAAGCTGTTGTTGGGCAAGAATCTTCATTTGTGAGCGTGGCTGAGAAACAGGATTGGAATCAATCTGactcttctttaaaaattaacgGAGAGCCGTGCAAGGCAGACTTGCTTTCAGTAACTGCAGTGGACAAAAGACTTGAGCTTCAAAGCTGGGTGTCTCATGTATCTGTTCCTCTGAAGCCCACTGAGTCTTTACCACAAGTCAGTTCTGAAAAACAACCAGGGTCTCCATGCCTTGCCCATACGATGTCATCAGCTGAGGCCAATAATCCACTGGTGATGCAGTTGCTACAGGGCAACTTGACCTTGGAGAAGGTACTGCCAGCAGCACATGATACTACCAAATTGGAAGCTACACAGTCATTATCTGAAAACATGGAGCAGAGTAGCAATGGTTCTTTTGGAGAATCTGCTCATGATCCTGAGACAGATGGGAATGTTGCCCGGCGAAATAGCTCTAGCTCTAGTCCCCCAAGGGCTTTAAGGGATCTGCTTCCACAGGAATGCCATAATCCTGGGGCAGTGTTTCCTAAGCCCAAGGGTATGCAGGCTGTTCCTAACACTCCCCCAAAGATCTCCAAGGTTGTCCCTGATGCAGGCTCCCCACAGCCATCAACAAATCTGGTAGGATCTTCTGGGAAAGTGGAAGAAATGGAGTCCAAAGAAAAATACTCTTCCTGCAGTTTTGAAGAGCAAAAAGACTTGACTGTATCCCCCAGTCTGCCACAACACAATAATGTAGATTCAGCCCTGGGTAGAAGTCCAGGAAAGCAAACTACCCCGAGGATACCTCGGTTCTTGTCTCCAAATGTGATCTCCATTGGTCCCAATCAAATCTCTGGGGCCCCAGTGGACAAAACCTATGTTGGTGGACAAGGAAAAAAGCTTTTTGGCTCTGGATTCCTTGGGAACACAGCTGTGGCCCTGAATCATTCCAGGTCAGTGGAACCACTGCCTCCCAACATCCCTAACGTGGAGCCTGCTTTTCCTAGTAAGAAACCAGGCCTAAGCAAAAGCACAGtatctggaggaggaggaggagaagaaggaggaggaggaggaggagaaggaggaggaggaggagtccAGACATCAAGAGCAGAATGGTCCTCAAAGCAACCCCCCAGCTCTTTTAACAGCATCAAGAATGAGAATGTGCTGGCCTGTGGGGATGACCCTCCTAAGAGTAATGCAGAGAACAGGAAAGCCATTGGCCACAAACCTTTTGAACTCATGGAGCATTTTCAAGGGATGCCCCTTGTCATGGATTTGCCATTCTTCAAGCTCCCCAGAGAACCTGGAAAAGGGCTCAATCAGCCATTAGAACCTTCTTCCATCCCCTCCCAGCTCAATATCAAGCAGGCATTTTATGGGAAGCTTTCTAAGCTGCAGTTGAATTCTACCAGTTTTAATTATTCATCTAGCACACCAGCCTTTCCCAGAAGCCTAGCTGGGAGTGTGATGCAGCTTAGCCACAAAGCAAACTTTGCTGCAAACCACAGTGCATCACTCTCTGTGCAAATGTTCACCGATAGCAGCAACATGGAAGAAATCTCACTCAAATGCTCCTGTAGCCTAAAAGCTATGATTATGTGTAAAGGATGTGGGGCATTTTGTCACGATGACTGTATAGGACCCTCAAAGCTTTGTGTATTGTGCCTTGTGGTGAGATAA